The Flavobacterium faecale genome has a segment encoding these proteins:
- a CDS encoding glycosyltransferase family 4 protein, translating to MENKIRTESNDPLKPSDSKVLIITYYWPPAGGPGVQRWLKFAKYLPDFGFQPIVYVPENPTYPIVDNKLVAEVSDNVTVIKQPIFEPYQLASFFSKNKTKKISSGIIPNKKKQSFLDKVFLWIRGNLFIPDARKYWVKPSVTFLEQYIAEHSIKTIITSGPPHSLHLIGLQLQKKLGVKWFADFRDPWTTIGYHKSLRLSTYAAKKHKKLEYQVLNAADTIIVTSKTTKTEFQAITTKPIKVITNGYDNEAVGNQKLDIAFTLAHIGSFLSERNPAILWESLVEILAEVPNFKSHLEIKLIGAVSQEVLETISSYKLDSYLNNLGYISHEEAIAHQKKSQVLLLIEIDSADTKSIIPGKLFEYMVSNRPIVAIGPEDSDFAEIITSTNTGVFFRYTEKERLKNKILDFYNQYLEGKLQSNAVGLQQYSRKNLTKELASLLNSNQ from the coding sequence ATGGAGAATAAAATCCGTACTGAATCAAATGACCCTTTAAAGCCTAGTGATTCAAAAGTTTTAATTATTACCTATTATTGGCCACCAGCAGGAGGTCCAGGTGTACAACGATGGTTGAAGTTTGCTAAATATTTACCTGATTTTGGTTTTCAACCTATTGTATATGTGCCTGAGAATCCTACCTATCCAATCGTAGACAACAAGTTGGTTGCTGAGGTTTCAGATAATGTAACGGTCATAAAACAACCTATTTTCGAACCTTATCAATTGGCCTCTTTTTTTTCGAAAAATAAAACCAAAAAAATTAGCTCCGGAATTATTCCGAATAAAAAGAAGCAAAGCTTTTTGGATAAAGTTTTCTTGTGGATACGAGGGAATCTTTTTATTCCAGATGCTCGAAAATATTGGGTAAAGCCTTCGGTTACTTTTTTGGAACAGTATATTGCAGAACATTCTATTAAAACCATTATAACCTCTGGACCTCCACACAGTTTACACCTGATTGGGCTACAGCTGCAAAAAAAATTAGGGGTAAAATGGTTTGCAGATTTCCGCGATCCATGGACTACTATTGGATACCACAAATCGTTAAGATTGTCTACTTATGCGGCTAAAAAACATAAGAAATTAGAATACCAAGTTTTAAATGCTGCTGACACTATAATTGTTACTAGTAAAACAACCAAAACGGAATTTCAAGCGATTACTACAAAACCAATTAAAGTGATAACCAACGGTTACGATAATGAAGCGGTTGGAAATCAAAAGTTGGATATCGCCTTCACTTTGGCGCATATTGGTTCTTTTTTGTCAGAGCGCAATCCAGCGATTTTGTGGGAGAGTTTGGTTGAAATTCTTGCTGAGGTACCAAATTTTAAGTCGCATTTAGAGATTAAACTTATTGGAGCAGTCAGTCAAGAGGTTTTAGAAACTATTTCAAGTTACAAATTAGATTCTTATTTGAATAATTTGGGGTACATATCACATGAGGAAGCCATTGCGCACCAAAAAAAATCGCAGGTTTTGTTGCTTATCGAAATTGATTCAGCAGATACCAAGAGCATCATACCTGGGAAACTTTTTGAATACATGGTTTCCAACCGTCCGATTGTGGCGATTGGTCCTGAAGATTCAGATTTTGCCGAAATTATCACTAGTACAAACACAGGCGTTTTCTTTCGATACACGGAAAAAGAGCGTTTGAAGAATAAAATTCTAGATTTCTATAATCAGTATTTGGAAGGTAAACTTCAATCGAATGCGGTTGGATTACAACAATATTCTAGAAAAAATCTAACCAAAGAATTAGCTTCGTTGCTGAATTCTAACCAATAA